TCGGACTGTTGCGTTACCACCCTATCGGCGCGGGAAGCGCCCGAGCAAGAATCTGGAAATGAAGCGGCCGCCGGTACGTATGCCGGAATTGGTCCATGCCCGGCCGCCCTCGATAACCAAGTAATTGGAGGAATTGCCATGCCAAAAAGCTGGAGTGACAAGGACGAAAGGCAGTATGAGCACATCAAGTCCGGCGAGCAGCACCGCGGCCGCTCAACCAAGGTCGCCAAGCGGATCGCCGCCGCCACGGTGAACAAGACGCGAAGCAACGAGGGACGCACCAAAAAGTCCCGTTCGCGCTCAAAGAGTCGCTCGTCGTAGCGGGGTGATGCGACTCCACAGAGGGTGTGCGACAAGCTGGGAGAAGTCTTCAATGGCTCTTTGCGCGACCTGCCACAACGACTACGACAAGGCATTCGAGGTGATCCACGGGGGACAGCACTTCACCTTTGATTGCTTTGAATGCGCGATCCACAAATTGGCCCCCGTTTGCCTTCATTGTGGATGCCGGATCATCGGCCATGGAATCGAGGCCATTGATGGGTGTTACTGTTGCGCAAACTGTGCCCAGACGGCGGGCCACGCCGCCGCGCAGGATCGAGTCGCTTGAAGGCGAAGTCGTCCACTGCCGATGGCGAGTTTCAGATTCATGAAGATATTGCCCTTCAGCGCAAGGTCTGGCTGGCTGAGCGTATCGCCTGGAGTCTCCTCGCCTTACTGATGATTCTCGCGCTGACCGGCCTGCTCGGCGGGCGAGGGATTCTCTCCGCTTCGCGCGTCGGCGAGCCCAACTCCGCGTTGTGGGTTGATTACGAGCGGTGTGCAAGAGTTGGCGCCGTGACAGAGCTGCGGATCCATGCGCGGCCGACCGGCGAGCGATGGACCCTGAGTATCGGCGGAAATCTCCTGGACCATGCGATCTGGTCGTCGTCGCCCCTACCGCAATCGACGGAGACGCGCAGCAATCTCCACCGCTTGTTTTTCTTGCCGGCCCCCGGAACCGATCCGATCCAAGTCGTCCTGCGAATCGAACATCGGCGGGCCGGCCGCAAGCGCGCGGAGTTTCGCTCGGAGGGCGCGAGCGTCCTCGTCTCACAGTTCGTCTATCCCTGACACTCGGAGTTTCCCATGGACAGCGTTCTGAATGCTTTGGCAATGTACCTGTTTCTGGTTGTCCTGATGCGCCTGAGCGGGCGCCGTACGCTGGGTGAGATGACCACCTTTGATTTTGTCCTGATGCTCGTCGTCGGAGAAGCGACCCAGCAGGCGCTCCTGAATGACGATCGATCCATGACGAACTCCTGGATCGTCATCGCCACGTTGATCGGGCTGGATGTGGCTATGTCGCTGCTCAAGTCGCGATACACACGCGCCGCCGCCATCCTGGAAGGGCTGCCCACCGTCCTGATTCGCGACGGCCGTATCCTCCGTGACCGAATGAAACGCTGCCGCGTTGATGAGGCGGAAATTCTCCAGGCCGCCCGGGCGTTTCGCGGCCTGGAGCGGCTGGATCAGATCAAGCACGCGGTCCTGGAGCCCGACGGCGGCGTCTCGATTATCGCCAAGTCGTCCGCGCCAGGTGATTCTTAACGACGTCGTGTCGACGATGGCCCCGCGAGTTTCTTGAGAAACGCCGGCGAGAGGGACTGCTTCGACTTCCAGAATCCGGGCCATGGATCACTGCGCCGCGCGAGCCTCGAGGGAACAGTCTTGACATTGAACTCCGCGGGATCATCGACATTCTTGAGTTCGCGCCAACTCAGGGGGAATGACACACCCGCACCCTCTCGCGCCCGCGAGGAGAACGCGGCCACGCATGTGCTGCCACGCCCATTCCGCAAGTAGTCGATGTAGATCTTGCCGGCGCGAAGGGATCGCGTCATCTTTCCCACAAAACGATCGGGCGCAAGAGCGACCAGAGACTGCGACACCGCCTGGGCGAAGCTCTTGGCGGCTTCCCACTCCGCGGCCGGGCGCAGCGGCACGAGGACGTGCAGGCCTTTGCCTCCGGTCGTCTTCACGAAACTGGTTAGACCGATCTCCGCGAGCTGGTCGCGCACCAGGAGTGCGGCCTCTACAATGGAGGCCCATTTGACGCCGGGGCCCGGATCCAAATCGAAAATCAGTCGGTCGGGTTTCTCCAACTGCTTCGTTGTGCTGCCCCAGGTATGAACCTCCAGCGCGCCCATTTGCACCAATGTCACCAGTCCACGGACGTCGTCCACAACCATGTAGGTTTCCGTCTTGCCTTTCTCGCGAATGGGCACTCCGCGCAATCCGGAAAGCGGCCCGGCGGACGGGTGCTTTTGATGAAAACACGGCCCCCCGGCCCCTTCCGGGCAGCGGACCAGCATCAGCGGCCGATCGCTTACGTGCGGCAACATCTGATCCGCGACCTTTTCGTAATAGGCGCCGAGATCCGCCTTGGTGAAACTCAGTTTCGAATACAGCACACGGTCGGGATGAGAAATTCCCACACCTGCAACGACGAGGCGATCCATGTTCTTTCCTTCGGAAACCTTCCGGCGATCCGGGGCCTTATCGGATACATCGGTTCGGTTCATATTTCGCATCAAACGCGACCGTCTTGATTTCTTCGCCGGCGCACGCTGCGCGATTACGCCATCTTCCCGGACGCGAAGCAAGGGAACCTCGCGAACGACTTCCTGCGCTTTTTTGTCCATCCGCAATCCGGAAAAGGACGGATGCCGCAGGATTCCATCGCTGGTTATCTCGGTGTATCTGACTTCCCCGACCAGTTGCGGTTTGACCCAATGTACGCCCCGCGCGTCCATCCCCGTCGGAGGATTGACAAAGGCCGGCTCGCGCTGTTCCAGCTTCTTAAGCTGCGCCAAAATGCTGTGGAGTGTCTTGCCGCTGAAACCGGTGCCGACCCGCCCGCAGTAGCGGAGCGAATCCTTGGCCGTGTAGTACCCCAGCAACAATGCGCCGAAGCCGACGCGCGCGCCGGCGGGGTCCGTGAAGCCGCCAATGACAAACTCCTGGCCCTTGACGCATTTGACCTTGAGCCAAGAACGACTTCGCCGCGACTCATATACGCTTCCGGCACGCTTGCTGATGATTCCTTCTAGGCCCCCTTTGCATGCCTGTTCGAAGACCTCCGATCCGTTGCCGCGAACATGCTCACTCAACCGGATTATCGAGCTGGAGCGTTTGGGAATGAGCGCCGCCAACAGGACTTTTCGATCGATCAGCGGAACGGCCGTCAGATCAAATCCGTCGAGGTGCAGGAGATCAAACGCAAAATAATAGAGCTTGGCCTTGCCTCCCGCCTGCATGGCGTTCTGCAGGGCCTGGAAATCCGACAAGCCCTTGGAATTCAACACCACGACTTCGCCATCGAAGACAGCCTGCGCGACCGGCAGCGCCTCGACCGCCGCGGCCACGCTGGCAAATCGGTCCGTCCAATCCTTTTCATTTCGGGAGATCAGCCGCGCATGGCCTTTTTGAAGCAGGGCAAGAAGTCGATAGCCGTCATATTTCGCCTCGTGAATCCAGTCATCGCCCTCCGGCGCCGCCTCGACCAACGTGGCCAACTGCGGAGGTCTCCAGCGGACTTTCGACTCACGCTTGGCGCCCGGTAACTCGGACGGTTTGGGCGTTGTACCTCCGCGCTTGGCGCGCTTAACAGCGGCCGGACGCACTCGCCCGGCCTTCTTGCTCTTGCGACCCTTTACCGGCTTGGCTTTCGCGGCGATTTGATCGAGGTCCCGCCCGCTCGTGACGCTCAACGGCTCCTCGGACAATACGTCGTATTCCGATCGCGGCTGCGCATGTTCGTCCGTCGATTTCATCAGCAGCCAATGAACCCGCCCACCATTCTCGGGCCGCATCCTCACGAGCTTCCAGCGGCCATGGAGCTTCTCGCCGCGCAATTCGAATTCCAGTTTCCCTCGCTGGAAACCATCCTTCGGATCATTAGCTGGTATCCACTCGCCGCGATCCCACAGCAAAACCGTTCCCCCGCCGTATTCACCCTTCGGAATGGTCCCCTCAAAGCCGCCGTATTCCAGCGGATGGTCCTCCACCTCAATGGCCAGCGCTCTCACGCTCGGATCCAGACTCGGCCCTTTGGGCACGGCCCAGCTCTTGAGCACACCTCCCCATTCCAGGCGAAAGTCATAATGCAAATGGCTGGCGGCGTGTTTTTGGATCACAAAGCTGAGTGACCGATGCGCGGCTTTCGACGCGTGCCCGCGCGGTTCGGAAGTCCGTCGAAAGTTCCGCTTGTGACGGTACTCTGTGAGTGCCACGTGAGGAATCCGTATGGATTATCCGGCCCGCCTTCGTTTCGGCGCCGACCGCTGCATTCGTGTCCGCCCTGTTTCGGACTTGCCCTTTCGGCGCAAGCTTTGTTGAAGCAGATCCGTGATGTTGATAATACGGCCCGGCTCCGCCTCCTCCTCTTCGGGCTCCGGCGTGGGCATTGTCCCACCGCTGCGGGCCTTTTTCTCAATCCACTTCATCAGCTTCTCACGGTACTCGTCCCGATACTTGGCCGGCGTCCACTCCCCGCTCATGGACTCAATGAGCTGGACCGCCATGTCCCGCTCCTTCGGCGCCAGGCCGGTCTTTTTGACATCAACCTCAGGCAATCCCAGTTCCGCGGGATCGCGAAGTTCCTGTGCGAAGCGCAGGAGGATGAGCACCAGGGCCGAACCCTGCACCATCAGCGCGGAAAGATGCTCACGCGTGCGGATGACGACGCGCGCCACGCCGGTCTTGCCCGTTCGAGCCAGTCCGTCGCGCAGCAGCGCGTAGCCTTTCTCGCCTTTTTTTCCCGGCATGAGGAAATAGGGCCGGTCGAAGTACATCGGGCTGATCTCGCTCACGTCCACGAATTCTTCGATCTCGATCGACTGCGTGGCCTCCGCGGCCGCCCTCTTGAAATCTTCATCGCCGAGCACGACGTAGTTGTTCTCATCGTATTCGAATGCCTTGACGATCTCGTTCCAAGGAACTTCCTCGCCCGTCGCTTCATTAATGCGCTCGTATCGAATTCTCGCGTGGTCGCGGCTGTCGACAAGATGAAAGTGCAGGTCATACCGGCTTTCGGCGGAGTGCAGTACGACCGGAATCTGGACGAGTCCGAACGTGACGTGGCCCTTCCAAATGGGGCGCGAAATGCGTGAAGTTGCGGCCTTTTTGCGTGCCATAGGGCGCCTTGTCTGAACGCAGGATTTTAGTATCTGCCGCTTTCCTAAAACCGCCGTAAATTGAATCTAAACATTTGATCAGACGGATTTAACGACCCCGTTAGCGGCCAATGCTAAGGTTTAATAACGCGCAGGACGCGAGACGAAAGTGGAGGATCAGTTCGATGAATCAGGACACCGTCAAAGGCGATTGGATGCAGCTCAAGGGCAAAATTAAGCAACGGTGGGCAAAGCTCACCGATGACGACCTGCAGCTCTTGGAAGGGAGATTGGAGGAATTGACGGGCGTTTTGCAGAAACGATACGGCCTCGCCCGAGATGCCGCGGATCGGCAGGCGAGGGAATTTTGCGACGAGTGTAGTTGTCTCTAGGGCGCCGCCAGCCGACCGGCCCGGGGCGCGAGGAACAGGTGAATTATGTTATCGTGGGCTATTACATTCCTGGTCATCGCCTTAATCGCGGCGCTCCTGGGCTTCGGTGGAATTGCGGCGGGGGCCGCGTCCATCGCCAAAGTTCTTTTCCTCATCTTCATTGTGCTGTTCCTGATCTCAATCATTGCCTACGGCACGCGGCGAGGGCCACCCGTAGTCTAAGGATGGCGCCAGAGGTCCATGGCCATGAGCCCATTCAGATTCACTGATGGGAATATGCTGCTCGGACGACCCGCCAGTTCGTTCATGAATCTGTTCGCGCTCACGGTGGATGGTCCGGACCTGCCGCCGCGCGAACCGATCTCGCCCGTGCCGCAGGATCCGCCCGCCCGACCCCAGGAACCGCCAAATCCACCGCGGCACGAACCGCCACCCCGGAACCCGGTGTCCCCGTCCGATCCGCCGGTTCCAGCGTCGCCGCCGGATGTTCCACAGCCAATCGGTCAGTGGTTGATGGCGAACAGCAAAAAGGGATTGGCGAAATCGATCCGCCGAGGAATTCTCATTCACGCCGGGCAAGGGACTGAATGCGTTGCTGATAGTCCCTGGCACGCGTGAGGTCATCCCGCGAGGTGAAGTGCGCTTCCAAACGGCCGCAGGCGTCCAAATAAAGACGACGTGACTCGTCGCCGACGCCAGCCTGCACGTGAGGCTCGAGCAAGGCGATCGTGCGCTCCAAGGACGCCGCCGCCTCAATGGGGCGGCCGAGCTGAATCAAAACGGTTCCCAGTGCGTAATGCGTCGTGGCCTCGTTGGGCTCGATCGTAAGGGCCCGGCGATAGAGATCGACGGCATCCACATGGTCGGACATGCTTGCGCGGATCCGCGCCGCGGACAGCAGAGTGCGAACACTGCGTGGGTCCTTTTCGAGCGCCTGTCGCAGGAGTTGTCGCGATTCGTTGGACTGGCCTACCTGCGCGCACGCGTATGCCAGGTTTAGCATGCCAATGGAGTCGGGCTGCTTTGCCAGGCCGACCCGGAAGCACTCGATGGCTTCGGCAAACCGCCCGGCCTTGACGAACTGCGCGCCCATATTGCTGTTGGCCGTCGGAGAACGGGGATCGATCTCCAATGCGCGAGCCCACAGTGCCGTGGACGACCTCCAGATTTGAGTCTGCGTCCACGTTGACGTGGCAAGCACTATGACCACCGCGACGGTCGCCATCGCTGCCGCGCTGCGCGAATAACGGCCGCGGCGAGCGGCCATCAGCAGCGCACCGCCCGCCAGCAGTGCGAATGGAATGCAGGAGATATAGCTATAGCGATCCGCCACAAGCTGGGGGCCGGTCTGCGCCAGACCGAGCGCCGGGGAGACGAGAATTCCAAACGCCAGCATCGCGACAAAAAGTCCCGGAACACGCCGTCGTACTGCCGCCAGCGTCAAGGCCGCAAGCGCTACGACGACGCCGCTGAAGATGAACTGTCGCGCGGACGCTTCGAAGGGGATCGGCAGTTCATAGATCGGACTGAGACCGGCGGGCCATAACGTCTTGAATGGATAGAAACATAGGCCGAAGGCCGCCTGGGCGAAGCGCTCGGGCCAGCCGTGGTGATGCAGCGACACCATGCCCGCCCGCGACTTGGCGTAATAGGCGAGGCCGGCGGTCACGATCGCGATGAGAACGAACGGCAGTTTTTCCAGCAGCAGACGCGACACACGATTGATGGCCGGCCAGTCGCGCGTCGGCCATCGACGGAGCGGATAAACGTCGATCAGGAGCAGGACAAAGGGCAACGTGATTGCCCACGCCTTGGAGAGCAGCGAGAGGAAGAAAAGGGCCAACGAGAGAAGATACCAGCGCCGCCGATGCTTCAGGTGCTCGGTGTACCGAACATAATAAAGGACGCATGCCAGAAGAAAGAACGTCGAGACGAGGCTGCCGCGCTCGGTGATCCAGGCGACGGACTCGGCGCGGAGCGGATGGACCGCGAAGAGCGCTGCGCACGCCGCAGCGGCCCAGCTCAAGGCAGCCGAACGGGGCGCCGGCCCCCGTGCCGTCCGGCGCAGCATTACAAGAGCCAGTGCATAAACGAGTGCCGTATTCGCGAGATGGAAGAGCAGGCTGGTGACGTGATAGCCGACGGGGTTCATGCCCCAGACGCAATAGTCCGCGCCGAGCGTCAGCCAGGCGATCGGTTGATAATGACCGAGCGTTGCATGGGTGAACATCCAGCGGATGTTGGCCAGGCCCAGACCGCGGTAGTTTCCGTTTTCCAGAAAGAGCGTGTTGTCGTCCCAGTCGACGAACTCGCCGCGGAGAGATGGCAGGAACGCGACGACAGTGAGAAGCAAGACCGGCAGGAACGGCAAGAGCCGGCCCCTGGCCCCCACGGTGGCGGTCGCGCCCAGGTTCATGGGACGCGATTATATGGCGAACGAGATGGAGCGAGCAGGAGCGACGGGTGGCACGGTCTGACAGCAGTCAGGCCGTGCTCAATGGGGGTTGGGGAATAATGCGTCGTTACCCCGGGTCCGCATGAGGATCGTCTTCGTTCCTGGATTTGTAGAGTTCGACGCCCTTTTCCTCGTCGCTGATGGTCTCTTTCAGCTTGACGGAGTGCTCCGTGGACGTGCGACCGCCGGGCTCGTCGCTGACGGTCTTGGTGTGCTCGATCTTGCAGGCCCCGAGCAGCAGGCCAGCGAAAAGGACCAGGAGCAGTCGAATTCCGGCGGACTTCATGTACGATGCTAGGCGCGCAACGCCGAAAAGTCGAAACGCCCGCTGGTACAAGAGTCCCTTCTTGCACCCACCTCGGAGTGACGAACAATGAGCGATTCCGCGAACATTCTGGAAGCGATCGGGAATACGTCGCTGGTGCGGCTTCGGCGGGTGGTGCCTCCGGATTGCGCGAAGATCTTTGTGAAGCTCGAGTGGGAGAACCCGACGGGGAGCATGAAGGATCGCGTGGCGCTGGCGATGATCGCGCGGGCGGAGGAGGATGGTCGGCTCAAGCCGGGGGATACGGTCGTCGAGTACACCGGCGGGAGCACGGGGACGTCGCTGGCGCTGATCTGCGCGGCCAAGGGGTATCGACTCAAGGTCGTCACGTCCAACGCATTCAGCCAGGAGAAGCGGGATCACATGGCGGCGCTGGGGGCGGAACTGACGCTCGTGGAGAGCCCCGGCGGCCTGACGACCAAGCAGCTCTTCCTCGACATGATCGAGACGGCCCGAGGACTCGCCCGCGAGCCGCACACGTACTGGACGAACCAGCTTGAAAACAAGGATAGCATCACGGGCTACTACCCGATGGGCGAGGAAATTTGGTCGCAGACCGAGGGCAAGGTCGGTGCCTTTGTCCAAAGCGTCGGTACGTCGGCGTCGACACAAGGCGTTGCCCGAGTGCTCAAGCGGCACAAGCCGCAAGTCAGAATCGCCGTCGTCGAGCCGGCCGAATCGCCGGTCCTGTCGGGCGGCAAGCCAGGGCCGCACACGATCGAGGGCATCGGCATCGGTTACACGCCGCCGATCTGGGACGCCAACGTCGTGGACGAGGTCATCCCCATCGCAACGGCGGATGCGAAGGAGATGGCCCGGCGACTTGCGCGGGAGGAGGCCCTGTTCGCGGGAACCTCGTCCGGGGCCAATGTCCTTGCAGCCATTCAACTCGGCAAGCGACTCGGCCCGGAGGCGACCGTCGTGACGCTGATGATCGATTCGGGGTTGAAGTATTTGAGCACGGATGTGTACCGAAAGGCTTGAGGCTTGAGACCTGAGGCTTGAGGGAAGGCAGATCCACAGATGACGCAGATGGGCGCAGGTTTTTCTTTTTTTGAGGCGCCACTGGCTGGGATTTGGTGCGACGAGGCGAATGCGGAATGCGGATTGCGGAATTCGGAATGGGAAGTTCACGGCCGCGACGGCGGGTAAATTGCGGTGCAGAGGCGCAGAAATTTTTTTTGGCCGAAAGAAGGGAGAACGGCGGCGCTGCGCGGGCAAACGATTATTCAGGGTGGTCCCCCCTCCCCCTGAATGGACCTGAACGAGGCTGAATGAGCCGGAACCGCAGATGGCGCAGGGGTGCACAGATGGGGCCGAACGGGGGCGGAAACGCTGAAAAAAGCTAAACAAGCCGGAACAGCGGGCGGAGATGGCAGCGCGGCAAACGGCGCGGGGTTGAAAACGGTTGAAGCTCTTGAAATTCATCATCATGGCGCGGACCGTCCCTCCTACGGCGGGTCTTCGACCGGGGCCGCGTTCGTCGGCGTTCCGACGAGATACACGGCCTTTCCTCTTTTTCTGTCCTTGCGACTATCCTTGCTCAATGCTCCCTCTAGGACGAGGGATTCAGGGAGCAGGGATTAAGGGATTGAGGGCAGGCGTGAGACTTGGGGCTTAAGGTCAGCGACTTCATCCCTGCCGGTCGCGCCGATGACACGCCCGCACAGGAGCAAGCGAATGGGCCGCCTGACAAAACGCCACACGTGACCGCGGCGGCGGATGGCTGCCGTCGTGTTGGTGCAGCAGGCGGAAACAAGTAGAATATCCCCTTTTCTGGCCTTGCGGTGTTAGAGGAAACACCGACTCGGAGAGTCTTAGTCTTCGAATTCTTCGTGACGTTAAGAACTATTGGGAGCCCGACAATGGCAGAATCCAAAGCTGAGGAAATCAAGAAGCTCTTGGACGAGATTGACAAATGGAATCCCGAAGAGATTTGCTCTCGCAAGGCGCTGGGCACCTTTAATTTCGCAACCCATCTCGACACCGTGAAATCAATCCAAAAACTCGCGAATTATTACTTGGCACTGGGGTCGCTCGAGTCTATACCGGAAGTCGTTCTCCAGAAAACGCTCGTCTACCTACAAACCGCCAAGGGTAACGTCGGTCAATTACAGGAATTCGATCTTGCAAACAATCCTACCGAGGCTCCCAATCGGCACGCGAATATCAATAACAAGGTCGGGCAGCGGTTACGGGACGACGAACAACAACTTCTGAATCACTGGCCTGTCCTGTTCGCCTTCAGCGCAGAAGCAGCAGCACGCACCAAGACCAGCAGCGCCCTTGCGAACGAGCTTGAAGGCGCAACGCGAGCGCGTTTAGAAGTCGAGAACATTCTGAAAGAATCAAGGACCTTATCCAGTGAACGCGGCGCAGAACGGCACGCTATTGTATTTGATAGCGAAGCAAATAAACACTCGTGGATCGCGATTGCCTGGATGTCA
Above is a window of Phycisphaerae bacterium DNA encoding:
- a CDS encoding tetratricopeptide repeat protein, with product MNLGATATVGARGRLLPFLPVLLLTVVAFLPSLRGEFVDWDDNTLFLENGNYRGLGLANIRWMFTHATLGHYQPIAWLTLGADYCVWGMNPVGYHVTSLLFHLANTALVYALALVMLRRTARGPAPRSAALSWAAAACAALFAVHPLRAESVAWITERGSLVSTFFLLACVLYYVRYTEHLKHRRRWYLLSLALFFLSLLSKAWAITLPFVLLLIDVYPLRRWPTRDWPAINRVSRLLLEKLPFVLIAIVTAGLAYYAKSRAGMVSLHHHGWPERFAQAAFGLCFYPFKTLWPAGLSPIYELPIPFEASARQFIFSGVVVALAALTLAAVRRRVPGLFVAMLAFGILVSPALGLAQTGPQLVADRYSYISCIPFALLAGGALLMAARRGRYSRSAAAMATVAVVIVLATSTWTQTQIWRSSTALWARALEIDPRSPTANSNMGAQFVKAGRFAEAIECFRVGLAKQPDSIGMLNLAYACAQVGQSNESRQLLRQALEKDPRSVRTLLSAARIRASMSDHVDAVDLYRRALTIEPNEATTHYALGTVLIQLGRPIEAAASLERTIALLEPHVQAGVGDESRRLYLDACGRLEAHFTSRDDLTRARDYQQRIQSLARRE
- a CDS encoding CsbD family protein, yielding MNQDTVKGDWMQLKGKIKQRWAKLTDDDLQLLEGRLEELTGVLQKRYGLARDAADRQAREFCDECSCL
- a CDS encoding DUF1328 family protein, which gives rise to MLSWAITFLVIALIAALLGFGGIAAGAASIAKVLFLIFIVLFLISIIAYGTRRGPPVV
- a CDS encoding cysteine synthase family protein, whose translation is MSDSANILEAIGNTSLVRLRRVVPPDCAKIFVKLEWENPTGSMKDRVALAMIARAEEDGRLKPGDTVVEYTGGSTGTSLALICAAKGYRLKVVTSNAFSQEKRDHMAALGAELTLVESPGGLTTKQLFLDMIETARGLAREPHTYWTNQLENKDSITGYYPMGEEIWSQTEGKVGAFVQSVGTSASTQGVARVLKRHKPQVRIAVVEPAESPVLSGGKPGPHTIEGIGIGYTPPIWDANVVDEVIPIATADAKEMARRLAREEALFAGTSSGANVLAAIQLGKRLGPEATVVTLMIDSGLKYLSTDVYRKA
- the ligD gene encoding DNA ligase D, which codes for MALTEYRHKRNFRRTSEPRGHASKAAHRSLSFVIQKHAASHLHYDFRLEWGGVLKSWAVPKGPSLDPSVRALAIEVEDHPLEYGGFEGTIPKGEYGGGTVLLWDRGEWIPANDPKDGFQRGKLEFELRGEKLHGRWKLVRMRPENGGRVHWLLMKSTDEHAQPRSEYDVLSEEPLSVTSGRDLDQIAAKAKPVKGRKSKKAGRVRPAAVKRAKRGGTTPKPSELPGAKRESKVRWRPPQLATLVEAAPEGDDWIHEAKYDGYRLLALLQKGHARLISRNEKDWTDRFASVAAAVEALPVAQAVFDGEVVVLNSKGLSDFQALQNAMQAGGKAKLYYFAFDLLHLDGFDLTAVPLIDRKVLLAALIPKRSSSIIRLSEHVRGNGSEVFEQACKGGLEGIISKRAGSVYESRRSRSWLKVKCVKGQEFVIGGFTDPAGARVGFGALLLGYYTAKDSLRYCGRVGTGFSGKTLHSILAQLKKLEQREPAFVNPPTGMDARGVHWVKPQLVGEVRYTEITSDGILRHPSFSGLRMDKKAQEVVREVPLLRVREDGVIAQRAPAKKSRRSRLMRNMNRTDVSDKAPDRRKVSEGKNMDRLVVAGVGISHPDRVLYSKLSFTKADLGAYYEKVADQMLPHVSDRPLMLVRCPEGAGGPCFHQKHPSAGPLSGLRGVPIREKGKTETYMVVDDVRGLVTLVQMGALEVHTWGSTTKQLEKPDRLIFDLDPGPGVKWASIVEAALLVRDQLAEIGLTSFVKTTGGKGLHVLVPLRPAAEWEAAKSFAQAVSQSLVALAPDRFVGKMTRSLRAGKIYIDYLRNGRGSTCVAAFSSRAREGAGVSFPLSWRELKNVDDPAEFNVKTVPSRLARRSDPWPGFWKSKQSLSPAFLKKLAGPSSTRRR
- a CDS encoding YetF domain-containing protein, with translation MDSVLNALAMYLFLVVLMRLSGRRTLGEMTTFDFVLMLVVGEATQQALLNDDRSMTNSWIVIATLIGLDVAMSLLKSRYTRAAAILEGLPTVLIRDGRILRDRMKRCRVDEAEILQAARAFRGLERLDQIKHAVLEPDGGVSIIAKSSAPGDS
- a CDS encoding Ku protein; its protein translation is MARKKAATSRISRPIWKGHVTFGLVQIPVVLHSAESRYDLHFHLVDSRDHARIRYERINEATGEEVPWNEIVKAFEYDENNYVVLGDEDFKRAAAEATQSIEIEEFVDVSEISPMYFDRPYFLMPGKKGEKGYALLRDGLARTGKTGVARVVIRTREHLSALMVQGSALVLILLRFAQELRDPAELGLPEVDVKKTGLAPKERDMAVQLIESMSGEWTPAKYRDEYREKLMKWIEKKARSGGTMPTPEPEEEEAEPGRIINITDLLQQSLRRKGKSETGRTRMQRSAPKRRRAG